Genomic segment of Caproiciproducens sp. NJN-50:
TCGGCGCCGAATTCACGCGCCTGCTTCGCATCCTTCGGGGTGTCCGCGTTGGTGTAAACCTGCAGTCTCCTCGCCTTGTCGGCCCAAGCCATGAAGCGACCGAAGTCGCCGGAAATGGTGGCCGGAACGGTCGGGATCGCCGCATCGTAAACATTGCCGGTGGAACCGTCAATGGAGATGTAGTCGCCTTCCTTCACGGTCTTGCCTGAAAGAGTGAACTGCTTTTTGTCATAGTCAACGACAATTTCGCCGCAGCCGGAAACACAGCAGGTGCCCATGCCGCGCGCGACAACCGCCGCGTGGGAGGTCATGCCGCCGCGGACGGTCAGGATACCCTGCGCGACCGCCATGCCCTCGATGTCTTCCGGAGAGGTCTCAAGGCGCACCAGAACGACCTTTTCGCCTTTCTTCGCCCACTCCTTTGCATCGTCGGCGGAGAAAACGACTTTGCCGCAGGCGGCACCCGGAGAAGCCGCCAGGCCGTGGCCGATGGCTTTCGCCTTCTTGATGGCTTCGGCATCAAACTGCGGGTGCAGCAAAGCGTCGAGCTGCTTCGGCTCCACGCGGAGAACGGCCTCTTCCTCATCGATCATGCCCTCGTCCACCAGGTCGCACGCGACCTTCAGCGCGGCGGCCGCCGTGCGCTTGCCGTTGCGGGTCTGCAGCATGAACAGGTGGCCGTCTTCGATGGTGAATTCCATATCCTGCATGTCCTTGAAATGATTCTCAAGATTCGTCGCAATTTTGACGAACTGATCGTACACTTCCGGCATCTGATCTTTCAGGTGGCTGATCGGGGACGGCGTGCGGACGCCGGCGACGACATCCTCGCCCTGCGCGTTGATAAGGTATTCGCCGAACAGCGCCTTCTCGCCGGTCGCCGGGTTGCGGGTGAACGCGACGCCCGTGCCGGAGTGGTCGCCGGAGTTGCCGAAAGCCATCTGCTGGACGTTGACCGCGGTTCCCCATTCGTAAGGAATTTCATTCATCTTGCGGTAAACGTTCGCGCGGGGGTTATCCCAGCTGCGGAACACCGCTTTCACAGCCTCGATCAGCTGCTCCTTCGGCTCCTGCGGGAACGGCTTGTGCTCGTTGTCCTCATAGATCTTTTTGAAAATACCGACCAGCTTCTTCAGGTCTTCGGCAGTCAGGTCGACGTCGTTCTTCACGCCTTTTTCGGCCTTCATTTTATCGATTTCTTCTTCGAACAGGCTCTTGGAAACGCCCATGACGACGTCCGAGAACATCTGAACAAAACGGCGGTAGCTGTCATAAGCAAAACGCGGATTGCCGGTCTTTTTTGCCAAGCCCTCAACGGCCTCGTCATTCAGGCCCAGATTCAGGATCGTGTCCATCATTCCGGGCATGGATTGACGCGCGCCGGAACGAACGGAAACAAGAAGAGGATTGCTGATGTCTCCGAAGGTCTTCCCGGTGATTTTCTCCAGGCCCTTCATATGATCAAAAATATCCTTCTCAATTTCTCCATTGATCTGGCGGCCGTCCTCATAGTACTGGGTGCAGGCATCGGTGGTGATGGTAAAACCCTGCGGCACCGGCATCCCGGCTTCGGTCATTTCTGCCAAACCGGCGCCTTTGCCGCCCAGAGTGTTCTTCATCGTGGTCATGTCGCCGTGAAAGGCCTCGCTGCCCTCGGTGAAGTAGTAAAGATATTTATTGCTCATGAAACTACCTCCTGAAAAGAATAAAAATTGTGTTTGGTGAACATTCGCGTTCGATCGCAAATCGCTCAAACTGTATTATATCAAATACCCGAATCAAATGCTATATGTTTTTCCTAATCACAGGCATTATTTTTTCCCTTGTTTCCTAAAAAATTCCGGTGTGGGGCCGGAAAGTCAGCCCAGCAGGAACTTTGCGTACGCGGCGTCCGCCCGCCGGACCAGGATGACATAATAATCCTTAATGGAAGGCCCTCCCCGGGAGAGGCCCCCGCTCCTTCCTCCCAAGAAATTCATGGAAAACCGGAGCGAATTGTTTCTGATCTTCGCCTTGAATTTCATCCCGCCTTCCCGCAGCATAATCTGTTTTCTGAGATATTCTTCATAATCCGTGCTGAGGTAAACCTCAACCCAATCCGCATCAAACAGTTTCATGGAGCATCTCCCTTCTTTCGGAACACGGACCGGGTTTAACCGCAAATCCTGATTACCATTTATATCCATTTTCTGGTTCTATTTTATTTCATACAAGGGAAATAGTCAAATCATTTTTAACAGGAAGCCGCAAGAAATTTAACATATGGCCTGAAATAGCTTGAAAAAAAAAATGAATATGAGATAATAGTAGCGAAAGAGACATGGAACGCAATACAGTAAATATGCAGAAAAATGCAGACCCCATAGGTTACGGAGGAATCAGCATGCCACAGGAAAACTGCGCCGTGATTCTGGCTGCGGGAGAAGGAAAACGGATGAAGCGGGACTATCCGAAGGCCCTCGCCCCCGTTCTTTTCAAGCCGATGCTGGAATGGGTTCTCGACTCCGTGAAAGCGGCTGGGATCGGGCGTCTGTGCGTCGTAACCGGCCATCTGCACGAACAGGTG
This window contains:
- the ppdK gene encoding pyruvate, phosphate dikinase, producing MSNKYLYYFTEGSEAFHGDMTTMKNTLGGKGAGLAEMTEAGMPVPQGFTITTDACTQYYEDGRQINGEIEKDIFDHMKGLEKITGKTFGDISNPLLVSVRSGARQSMPGMMDTILNLGLNDEAVEGLAKKTGNPRFAYDSYRRFVQMFSDVVMGVSKSLFEEEIDKMKAEKGVKNDVDLTAEDLKKLVGIFKKIYEDNEHKPFPQEPKEQLIEAVKAVFRSWDNPRANVYRKMNEIPYEWGTAVNVQQMAFGNSGDHSGTGVAFTRNPATGEKALFGEYLINAQGEDVVAGVRTPSPISHLKDQMPEVYDQFVKIATNLENHFKDMQDMEFTIEDGHLFMLQTRNGKRTAAAALKVACDLVDEGMIDEEEAVLRVEPKQLDALLHPQFDAEAIKKAKAIGHGLAASPGAACGKVVFSADDAKEWAKKGEKVVLVRLETSPEDIEGMAVAQGILTVRGGMTSHAAVVARGMGTCCVSGCGEIVVDYDKKQFTLSGKTVKEGDYISIDGSTGNVYDAAIPTVPATISGDFGRFMAWADKARRLQVYTNADTPKDAKQAREFGAEGIGLTRTEHMFFEGTRIKAMREMIVSETVEERKKALAKIMPYQQGDFEGLYSAMEGRPVIIRFLDPPLHEFLPTKESDIKEIAGELGITVEHLKNVIASLHEFNPMMGHRGCRLAVTYPEIAEMQTAAVINAAINVNKAHPGYNVEPRIMIPLVGEIKELKYVKDVVVATADKIIAEAGVKMKYQVGTMIEIPRAALTAGDIAKEAEFFSFGTNDLTQMTFGFSRDDAGKFLDYYYEKKIYESDPFAHLDQVGVGKLIKMAVEDGRATRPNIHLGICGEHGGDPSSVEFCHFAGLDYVSCSPFRVPIARLAAAQAAIKEKRAKA